The Acidimicrobiales bacterium genomic sequence GCCTGGCTTCGGCAGTTCGGCTCAACATCAGATCTGGAGCTTGATACCCGAACAGCACCACTACTGCGGCGACGACGACGTTGGTGGTGGTCAACCCTCCGAGCAGCGTCACCAGGGCCAAGGCCACCGAAACCATGCCCAACAAGAGCTTGGCGGTCAGTACCCGCTCGACCGGCCAGGCCGTGGGCGATCCGGCCAGGGCCACCTTGCGGTCGAGGCTGGCGATCATGCCGGCGGGGCTGAAGCGCCTGACCTTGCGGGCTATCGATGCCGCGATCGGCCCGACCACACGCTCTTCTGCAGACCGCGTCAACAGCAGCTGGTGCAGGTCGACGGTGGTTGCGCTCTGCAGGTGGCGCGAGGCCTCTTTCTTAGAGCCGCCCGACAGGGCCCACCACATGACAGGAATTGCAGTGGCGACCAGGGCGGCCCCGGCCAGGACGAGCATGTCAGAGCCCGAGGGAAACAGCGAGGTCGCGGAGGTGAAGTAGTCGCCCATGTCAGAAGTCCAACTTGATGATGCTCTTGAGCCACGCCGCGCCGGCCACCATCAGGAACGCGCCGAACGCCAACAACATCTGGCCTCCGGTTCGTCCGGTCAGTTCGCCCAGATAGTCAGGCGTCGTGAACATCATCAGTCCTCCAACACAGAACGGCAGGGCCATCATCACGCCCGCCGAGATACGTCCATCTGCACTCAAGGCCGCGATCTGGCCCTTCAGTCGCTGACGATCGCGGATGGTCGCCCCGACGTTGTCCAGCACCTCGCCGAGGTCACCACCCACCTCGCGGTGGATTTCGACGGCCTGCACCACCCAACGGAAGTCGTCGTTGTCCAGACGGTCGGCCATGGCGCGCAGCGCGTCGCCCACGTCGCGACCCAACCGGATCTCACCGGTTACCCGCCGAAACTCGTGGCTGGTTGGTTCGTCAGACTCGCGACCCACCGCGTCGATGCTCTGCAACATGCCGTGACCGACCCTCAGGTTCGAAGCCATCAGCTGCAGCGTCGATCCGAGCTGGTCGGCAAACGCGTTTCGTGTCTTGGCCACCTTCAGCTTCAGCAACGAGCGCGCCAGCAATGGTACGAACGCAGAGGCGACGAGGCCCAGCACGGGTCCGGCGGCAACGGTGACGCCGGCCATGACGCCCATGGCAACGCCCAGCACCGCCACCAGCCACTCGCCGACTCGAAGCGACGAGCCAGACTGCTCCAGCATCGACGCAATCGCGTTCTTGCGACCGGACCTGGCCAGGCCCGATTCGGCCAGGTCCGACAGTCTGCGCGTCATCTCACGAGGTGACGGCTTGCTGCGCCGAGCCAGCATCGGCCGCGCCGGCCTGTTCCGGTTGGGGTTGGGCCAGGCGATGACGATTGCAGCCAGGAACACGGCGGCCGCTACCGAGCCCAGACCATACGGAAGGGCGCGGTCACCAAACATCGCTGTCGGAGCCTCGGCAACAGTCGGCACCACCGACGGCCGGTTGACCAGCTCGGGAACCGCGGCGCGGCTGCCCGCATCACTGCGGGGCAGACCTGTGACTTCCTCGTCGAGTTCGACGTAGGTGCGGCGCAGCCCGTTGTCTCCGCGAACCACAACGTAGAAGCCACCGGCCGGCTCGTCGAAGCTCACGACGAACCGGTTTCCCAGACGGTCGCCTATGTCGACGAAAACGTCGCTCAGCGCCGCTGGGTCTGCCACCGACCAGACCTGTCCTTCTCGGGCCAGAGCAGCCAGGGTGCCAGGGTCGGCATCTGTGCTCTGCAGCGATACGACCTCGACCGAAGCGTCAACCGCCGCGCTGGCCGCGGTGGCATCGGCCAGAGTGGCAGTGCTGTTGGTGTCGCCGCCGTCCGAGAACACGACCACCACCCGCGAGGTTGCAGATGTGGTGCCGATGACCTGCGACGAGGTCACCAGACCATCGAAGAGAGCCGTGGGACCATCACCCGAAAGCGAGGCGAGCGCTGCCTGAACCACCGACAGATCCGACGTCGGCTGCACCAACACCAGGGGCTGTTCGGCGAACGACACGACGCCGATCAACGTTCCCTCTGGCACCGAATCGACGAAGCGCGCGGCTGCGGTCACGGCCTGCTCCAGCACCGGCCCTGCGGTCGATCCCGAGACGTCCATGGCCAACACCACGGCCAGGTCGTCGCCGCGCGGCCTGGCCACGTTGGCCACCACGTAGTTACCGTCGACTATCACGCCGACCGAACTCGGGTCGAGGCGTTGGCCCGCCACCTCGGGTGGAATCGACACCTCCAGCGTCATGCGCCCGTCGACTGTTTCGATCGACGACACCACCGCACCGGCCGGTGGCGCCACCTCGTCGACCGGTTCTACGGCCACTGTGTCGGCGGGTGGCGGCTCCTGGGCCGACGCCACGCCCGGCGAACCGATCGAGCCGGCCATGGCAAACACCACCGTGATGGCCAACGCAGCTGCGGTAACTGAATTCTTTTGAGCCCGCATCGAAGTCACCTCAGCTCATCCCCCAACACCCAACCGGTCGCGCCATCCGCCCAACTCGTTGGTGAGCGCAGCGTCTGCCCCGAGGCCTCCCTGGAACAGATTCGAGGCGAAGGTGATGCCCTGGTCGGCAAGGCGCTGACCGAACTGGGGGCGCAAGCCCGTGGGTTCCAGAGTTGCATTGACCCGGCCGTTTTCATCGGTGCCGCTGCCGTACTCGAGCTCGAATAGGTCGGTGAGGGTCACCACCTCGCCCTCCAGGCCGTTCACCTCGCTTATCTTCACGATCCGGCGACTGCCGTCGCGGAGCCTGCCGATCTGCACGATCAGGTCCAGAGCCGAGGCGATCTGCTCGCGAATCGCTCGCACTGGCAGGTCGATGCCGCTCATCAGAACCATCGTCTCGAGGCGGCTTATCGCATCGCGCGGGCTGTTCGCATGCAGGGTCGACAACGAACCCTCGTGGCCCGTGTTCATGGCCTGCAACATGTCGAGCGCTTCGCCAGCACGAACCTCGCCGACGATGATGCGGTCGGGGCGCATACGCAGGGCGTTACGAACAAGGTCTCGGATGCTGATGGCACCCTTGCCCTCGATGTTGGGCGGCCGGCTCTCCAGACGCACCACGTGGGTCTGGGCCAGCCGCAGTTCGACGGCATCCTCGACGGTCACCAGGCGTTCGTCGCCAGGAATGAAAGACGAGACGATGTTCAGCAAGGTCGTCTTGCCCGAGCCGGTGCCCCCGCTGACCAGCACGTTCAGCCGACCCCGAACGCACCCCTCGAGGAAGTCGACCACCTCGCGACTGGCAGATCCATTGGCCACGAGATCGTCGGCGGTCAAGGCGCGCTTCGCGAACTTTCGGATGGTCAGGGCCGGTCCGTCGACGGCCAGCGGCGGAATGATCGCATTGACGCGGCTGCCGTCGGGCAGTCGAGCGTCGACCATCGGCGAGCTTTCGTCTACGCGGCGCCCGACTCGGGCGACTATGCGCTCGATGACCCGGCGCAGATGCTCGTCGGTCAGGTACCGCTGTTCTGATTGGGTGAGACGGCCGTTGCGCTCGACGAAGATCCGCTGCGTGCCGTTGACCATGATCTCGGTCACCGCCTCGTCGGCGAGCATGTCGTCGATCGGCCCATGGCCGAGCACATCGGCACAGATCTGCTCGACCACCATGGCGCGCTCGTCGCCGGTGAGGGCCGACGCTTCGGCCTCGAGCACCTCGGTCAACTCCTTGCCGACCAGCTCGCGCAGCTCGCCCTCGTCGAGGTCGGGGTCGAACAGTCTCGACCCGAGCCGATCGAACAGCGCCGCCTGAGCGCGTGCCTTCAGAACCCCGAACGGGTCGACGGCGTTGTTTTCTCTAGCGCGGTCGGTGGCCGCCTGCTTGGGGTCCTTGGCCTTGCCCGCAGGCGCCTTTCCGATGGGCGCCAGGCCAACGGGCACCAGGCCGGTGGGTTCAGTGCCGTTGGCAGCCTTCAAACGATCCGAAAGACTCATCGCTATCTCCTGGCTCCGAGAAGGCGGCGGCTTCTGTGCTCGATGTCTTCTCGCGGCACGAACTGACTGACGAACTCGGCGATGCGCCTTGCCGCCGCAGACCGAGGATCGGTTTCGACCACCGGAGCTCCCTGGTTCATGGCCATGGTCATCGTCTTGGTGTCGGGTATGGCGAGATCGATCGGCAGGCCAACCGCATCGGCGATGTCGTCGACATCCAGTCCCACCTTCGCGTCAGAGCGGTTGAGGATGTAATGCCAACGCCTGTCGTCCAGCCCCAGCTGGCGCAGAGCCTGTGTGGTCTTCTGCATGGCACGCACCGACGGAATGTCTGTCGAGCTCATCATCAACAGGTCGGTGGAGTTGTCCATCGCCACCAGAGCCGCATCGTCAATGCCTCCGGCCGTGTCGATGACCACATAACGAAAGTTCGAGGCCAACAGCTGCACCAACCGTGCCAGCACCGCGGCATCCAAGTCCTCGGCCTCGGCTGGGGTCGAGGCGCCACAAAGTGCGAACACACCGGTGGGATGCGCGGTCAAGAACGCCTTCACCGAGGTCTCGTCGACGCGGTCGCCGGCCCTGGCGAAGTCGGCGATGGTCAGCTCGGGCTTCAGGCGCAAGGCATATTCGACGTCTCCGAACTGCAGGTCGAAGTCGACCAGCGCCACCTGGCCGGGGGCTGCGGCGGCCAGGGCAACAGCAACATTGGCCGCCACTGTGGTCTTGCCGGTGCCGCCCTTGGCGCTGACCACAGACATCACCCGCTTGGTCGGGTCACCGGGGCCGGGGCCCGCGAAGTTCTCGCGCAGGCGCATCACCGTGTGCAGCGCGTTCTGCACCTCGTCGGCTATCTCGCTGACAGCCGCCGTCGGAGCCACTACCCCGCGGGCTCCCATGCGCAGGGCCTGGCGCAACACGTCGGGGCTGGGATGGGCCACCAGCACCGGCGCTGCGGTGGGCCTCATCTGAGACACCAGCTCCAACAGCCCCAGCGCCTGATCCTGCGGCAGGTCGGGGCCTACCAGGACAACCACGTCACCGCTGGCCGGCAGCGCTTCGACGATCATGCGTTCCGAGGCCGTCGGCCCAACCGGAATCTGCCCTACGTCAGGCCCTTCGGGACCCAAGGCCGCCCTGAGCTCGACGTCGAATCCGGTGCGGTTGCTGATTACCGCTACGACGCTCATGGTCAGCCCTCCCCATAGATCGATGCCCGTGTCTGGATCTGGGTGTCTCGAAGGTCGATGTCGCCGGGCTGCCTGCCGAGCCACACGGTTCCGTGTTCGGCTGCGAATACCAGACGTTCGGCATCGTCGGGATCGAGAGCCACCGAGATCAGCAGGTTTCCCGACGGGGCCAAACCGCGACGCTCGATCGCTTCGTCGTTCTCGTCGGGAACCACCGGAAGCTCCTCGATCTGCACGTTGGTGACCAGCACGTCCTGCAGAACCAGGTGGCTCGAGTTGGGCGTCTTCGTGTCGGCCGGCACCAGGATGCCGTCGATCTCGACCAACGGTTCGCCGTCGGGTGTTTCGCCCACAGGTGCGCCGCCCAGGTCGAAAGGTTCGAACGAAGCGACCACGGCAACCGTGTCACCCGGGAACAGGGTTCCGCCCACGGCACGCTGCGGTTCCAGGGCAACGGTGATTTCGATGGAACCCTCGGGCACCTCCACCCGCGTGCGGGTCAGCAGGTCTGGCTCGACGAAGCGACTACGAAGTATCTGCTCGCCCGGCACCAGCGCCACCTCGGCCACCAGGCCTTCCAGCTCCGACAGCTCGACCACGGCGTCCTCGGGCCTGACCTTCGCCGGCACGGCCTCGACCCGAACGCTCGATGCGATCAGCTCACCGTCGGTGCCCGCCGGGATCTCCTCGGTGACTACCAACACGTCGACCCGCTCCTCGCCCGCGACCGCCCTGGCTTCGGCGTCGCGCACGAAGAACACCAACAACACGGTCCCGAATCCGGCCATGGCCAGAGCCGCGACTATTCCGAACATCCGACGTTTCACCCGCAAGTCCCTTCATTTTCGACTGCACAGAGGCCCACCGCCCTGGTTCCACCGTCCACCGTCGACCCGTTGCAGCACTTGCCCGCCGCCACCGTGGTCTGGAACACCACGTCGAGGTACCTGCTCGACTCCGAGCCGTTGGCCTTGTAGTCGACGATCTTCAACGACACGAAGCCGACGACGTGGAAGTCGGCATTTGACCCGCCCGCGCCGTTGTAGTCATCGAACACCGGCACGTGGATTACCTTGTTCAACACCGCGGAGATCGGCAACGACTGGCTGAACGCTCCGGTATCGCCGTCGATCCAGTCGGGCGCATCGACCTCGCCCGGGTAGCCGTACTCGACCCACTCCTTGGTGTCCTGGTTCGAGTTGGAACCCCCGTCGAAGTCGAGCAGACCCCAGTTGCCGGGTGCAGGGCCGCCGCAGGCGTCAGCCTGTTCCTTGGTGTATTCGATTCGAAACGTCTGGTCGGTCGAGAAACCCGAAGCAACCCACGACTGGAACGCCGGCGCGCCCTCGCACAGCGCAAACGGGCGCAAGCCGGTCAGCGATGTCGCCGGCCCCCACTGTGCCGTTGTGGTCGCATCGACCAGGGTCGACTCCTTGCCCAGAATCTGAGCAATTGCGTGCTGAACGGTCACCTCGGCGGTCACGGTCACCTGCCCGGCCGATCCGATGCCCGTCGAAACGCAGTCGGTCGACCCAACATCGGGGGCGTTCGCCTCGACATAGGAGTCGGCCGTCGTGGCGCAACCATCGACATCCACGGCAAAGTCCGCCGCAGCCGCCAACGCCGCGGCATCCACAGCCCCAACCAACTGCCTGCGCTGCTGCCAGATGTCACCGGCATCGAGGACGATTGCGGCCGACCCCATCAGCACGGTCATCGACAAGGCGACAACGATCGCCGCCGCGCCATGCTGGTCGCTGCCAGTCCGCGCCGCAAGGCCACGACCTATACCTCGCATCGGTACTCACCCCTTCCGGTGAGAGTCACGTTCCTGCTGCCGACAAAGGGGATGTCGAGAGCCGAAGTGGCCTCGACCGAAACGATCACCCGATCGCCCGGACACGCCTGGATCACCGTGCACGTGGCGGTGATCGACAGGCCGTCCAAAGCATCAGCAGCCCGGGCACATTCGTTGCCGGGGCTGACAGAACCCACACGGGCTCCCTCGCGGGCGGCGGCATGCACACCCTGGAGCCGGTTGTAGGCGAGACCAAATTGGATGATGCCGAACAACAGCATCACGAGTATTGGCAGCAACAGAGCGAGCTCTGCTGCCACGGCTCCGTCTTCGGAGCGCTGCGATCGAAGCGGGGTTCGAGTCACGACCGGAGTCCCTCCTGGTCGCCGGTCGCAAAGTGCGACCGGCGACGACCAGGGATTGTCAGAGGACCGAATCGAACAGAGCGCCGATACGTCCGCCGAGCGCAGCCGCTGCGACTGCGATGACAACGGCAATGCCGGCGATGATCACGCCGTACTCGGCTGCGACGCCGCCCGTTTCGTCCTGACCGGCATTGTTGAGCCGCTCGATGATGCGGAAGAACATTTCCGCTACCTCCTGCTTACTTGGACCCTCCCCGCCCCTCGTGGCGGTGAGACCCGGTGATTCCGGATGCTCATCGTCATCGGTTCGTAACGAAACCGTCTTGAGAGCGAAATAGCGGAATACCTGGATTTCTCGCTTGTTCAACCCGATATGGCCTTCTGGATCTGTGTTGCCGTCGCCTTCGGACTGAACTGGCTGGTTTTTGTGCCCTCGAATGTGGCCAGGACCGAGCGATACTTCGACCTCACCGGCGCCGCTACCTACTTGACGGTTACGGCGCTCGCTCTGCTCTTGGCCGACGAACTCGACACCCGGTCCTATGTGCTCGGCGCACTGGTGGCCATCTGGGCCCTTCGGCTGGGCACCTTCTTGTTCAGGCGCGTCGTCAAGGCCGGTCACGACCGGCGCTTCGACAAGATCAAGAACGACGTCAAGTCGTTCTTCATCACTTGGACGCTTCAAGGCCTTTGGGTTTCGCTCACGGCCGGAGCCGCGCTTGCGGCAATCACCTCAGACAGCCAGCACAGCTTCGGCGCACTCGGGTTCGTCGGGCTCGGCATCTGGCTGGCGGGATTCGCCATCGAGGTGGTGGCCGACGCCCAGAAGTCTCAGTTCCGCTCAGACCCCGCAAACTCGGGCCGTTTCATCACCACGGGCCTCTGGGCGTGGTCGCGCCACCCCAACTACTTCGGAGAGATCGTCCTGTGGATAGGCGTCGCGTTGATCGCACTGCCTGCCCTCGACGGATTGTGGTACCTCACCCTGGTATCGCCCCTGTTCGTCACCCTGCTGCTGACCAGGATCAGCGGCATCCCGATGCTGGAACGAGGGGCCGCTAAGCGTTGGGGTGACGAGCCGGAATATCGTCAATATGTGCAATCCACCCCTGTGCTCGTGCCCCGGCCACCTCGATGAAGGCTTCGTGGGCAACCACCCTGCTCGCACTCACCATGCTGGCGGCCTGCGGAAGTGACTCTCCTGAGCGCGCCAGCGAGGTGCCCGAGGGTCGCTCGCCGACCAGCGCGACCACCCCAGCTACGACCGAGGCCGCTGGCGGTGATTCATCGGTCGTCCAGTCGGATGACGAGCCGGCAACCTCTACCACCGCTGCCGCCCCACCACAGATAGACGTGGGTGCGATCCAGATCGAACTGGTCGAAGTGGCGCAAGTCGAGCAACCACTCGACATCGATTGGCATCCCGACGGCACGGGGCCGTTCGTCGCGTCCAAGACTGGCCGCTGGTTCTTGCTCGACGGCGACTCCGCCGACCCCGTTCTCGACCTCACCGACAAGGTCGCTACCAACAGCGAACGCGGCCTCCTGTCGGTCGAGTTCAGCCCGGACGGAGCCCATGTATTCGTTCATTGGAGCGATCTCGACGGCACCAACGTGCTGACGGCCTGGCCGTGGGCGGGGACCGAGGCGCTGGCGTTCGACGACGGTGTCGAGATCATGCGGGTGGCAGAGCCGTACTCGAACCACAACGGCGGGGGCCTCGCCTTTGGACCCGATGGCATGCTCTATTGGGGCTTGGGCGACGGTGGCAGCGGTGGCGACCCCGAACGCAACGGTCAGAACCCCTTCTCTTTGTTGGGGTCGGTGGTACGCATCGATCCCGACCCTGTGGCAGGTGGTTACTCGGTTCCGCCGGACAACCCCTTCGCCGACGGAACCAACGGCGCACCCGAGGTTTGGGTCTACGGGCTTCGCAATCCGTGGAGGATGAGCTTCGCCCCCGACACCGGCGACCTGTGGATCGGCGATGTGGGTCAAAACGAATTCGAAGAGATCGACCGGGTGGGGCCAGGCGATGGCGGGGCGAACCTGGGCTGGAATTGCTTTGAAGGATTCGCCGCGTTCGAAGGTTGTGATGTCGTAGACCATCACGAACCGGTTGTGGTCTACGACCGCGACCTGGGCCAGTCGGTCACGGGAGGTGTCGTCTATCAGGGCTCGATCGAGGGCCTGGGCGGCCACTATGTGTTTGGCGACTACGGATCTGGACGGATGTGGGCTCTCGACCGCGAAACGACTCGGGCCGTCGAGCTGGGGGTCAGGGTCGCAGGCGTGGTCGGGTTCGCAACCGCCCCCGACGGCGAACTGTGGGTGGCCTCCATCACCGAGGGTGTTGTCGGCTACCTCCGCTGACCCAGTGCCAAAGACCTACCGTCGACGGCCTGCGAAGCGCGCTTCGTGACGGTCGCCGAACCAGCCCTCGCCGTACGAAACCGGGCGAATCCGCGGGTCGATCAGCCCCGGAAGCTCGCCGGGCTCGACCAAGTACCGTCTGCTCGGCCGGGGGTTGCGCTCGAGGTTGGTGACGGTGGCGACCACCACCATCAGCAAAGCGTCGTGCGCCATGACATGGGCCAACGAGCCCAACAGACCGCGATCGAGAAAGTTCGCGCAGACCACCACGTCGAACGGCCCTGCCGGCAAAGGGTCTGAGTCGAGGTCGGCCTGCAGCGTCGCCAACGAAAGCCCCAGGCGATCAGCTTCGGCTTGCGCCACCGACAGCGCAACGGGCGACACATCCAACAACGTCACCTCGAGGCCTCGGCGGGCCAGCTCGATCGCCGTTGCGCCCGTGCCGCCCGCTATGTCGAGCGCTCGTCCGGCTCGGGGCAGGGCGTCGGCACACTCAGCGACAAAGGCAACCGGCCGCCCCACCGAAGCATCTGCGTAACGGGTGTCCCAGCGGTCGCGATCGCCCAGCACCACCGCAACGTAGCTGCGGGAATAGCCCCGACGCTAGTTCTTGCGGGTGCGCAGCAACCGCCGACCCAGCGAGGTCTTGTGAACCTCGTCGGCGCCGTCATAGATACGGGCGGCACGCTCGTGGCGGTACCAGTAGGCCAAGATCGTGTCGTCGGTGACGCCAAGGGCTCCGTGAACCTGAATGGCCCGATCGATCACCTTCAACATGACGTTCGCAACCGTGAATTTGATGGCCGCAATGTCGTCTCGCACCGCCGGCGCGCCGTACTGGTCGATCAGCCACGCTGTGCGAAGCGTCATCAGCCGCGCGCCCATGATGTCGGCGTACGACTCGGCCACGTAGTGCTGTATGGCCTGCTTGTCTGCCAGCGTCGATCCGTCTTCGGCGATGGGCCGGGTGTTGGCCCGATCACACATCATCTCGAATGCCCGCTGGGCGATTCCCAGCCACCTCATGCAGTGGTGTATCCGCCCGGGACCCAAGCGCTCCTGGGCGATGACGAAACCGCCTCCCTCGTCACCCAGCAGGTTCGATTGTGGAACGCGGACCGAGTGGTACATGACCTCGGCGTGGCTCGCGTGCCCGTGACCCGAGTGCCCCATGACGCTGACGTTGCGAACGAGCTCGAACCCCGGTGTGTCGGTCGGCACGATGATCATGCTGGCCCGCCGGTACGGGGGCGCATCAGGATCGGTGACCGCCATCACTATCGCGAAGGCTGCTCCGTCCGCAGACGAGGTGAACCACTTCTGACCGCTGATCACATAGTCGTCGCCGTCCTTTCGGGCGACGGTGCCCATCATCACCGGGTTCGACCCAGGCATCTCTGGCTCGGTCATCGAGAAACAACTGCGGATCTCGCCCTCGACCAGCGGCCTCAGCCATTGTTCCTTCTGCTCGGCCGTGCCGAACTTGTGAAGGATCTCGATGTTGCCCGCGTCGGGCGCCTGCGTGCCAAAGACCGTGAACCCCAGTGGGGTCTTGCCCAGAGCCTCGGTCAGCAACCCATGTTCGAGGAGGTTGAGGCCTAGACCGCCAAACTCTTCGGGATGATTCGGAGCCCACAGGCCCATCTCGCGCACCTTGCGCTGCTTGTCGGCAACCTGAGCGTCGAGAGCCTCTGGCGACCCGTGCAACATCTCACCCTCGAGGGGGATCAGTTCGTTGGTGACGAACTCGTTGACCATCCCGAGGATGGTCTCCATCTTCTCTGAGATCTCAAAGTCCATTGGTGTTCGGGCCTCCCCCGGGATAGTTGGTGTGGGTGTGGTTCTGCAGGCTGACCGATCAGAAGACGACCTCGGCGACGAGACCACCCTTGCCGTCTTCGGCAACAACCATTCTCGTCATGCATGGCATGCAATAGACACGGTCGCCTGGCCTGAACTCGCGAACCGATCGGATCACGACCTTGCAAACCGGGCAGAGGATCTCGTTCGGAGCGAGCTCGTCGGTAGGACCATCCCAATGCCGGTAGAACTTGCGCCAGCGCTTGGGCACCTCGCGAAATCCGAGGTCTTCGAGCTCGTACCTTCGGCGGCCGTCATCTCGGATCTCGCCCATGATGTCGGTTGCGGCTCGATCGGTCATCGACCCAACCCAAGGCGCTCGATGGTGTTCAGGTAGTCGCGACCCAGGCTGTGGGCCTCGTCGCGGGGCATCGACAGTTCGCCCATGGCGTGCTCGAACACGCCCAGAACCAGCGAGTCGAACCGGTGACGAAGATCGTTCAACCGAGGGCCCAGGTCTGGATCGTCGACCATGCGGCGGCCGATGTCGTTCTCGCCGAACCCGAAATGGCGGCGTTCGTCGGAGATCACCCCGCGAAGCACCTCGGCCGTAACCGCATCGGCAGACCGCTCGTGGGTCCGAAACACCGTGAACTCCATCGTCTCCAACACGACGTTTTGTGCGAACACCGCTGCCGACCAATCACCGTTGTCGACCAGGCCCAACAGTGAGTTCTTGAACTCGAGCAGGGCCGGGTTGGCGCGCCTGGCGATCTCGGCGTCGGGATCCTCGACACCCAAATCGGCCAGACGGGCGAGGAACACCTCCAGGTGGCGCGCCTCGTCTACAGCCTGAGTGGCCATGAAGATTTTCGAGTGCCGGTTCGGGGCCAGCCTGACCAACCCGCTTGCTCCATCCAAGGCCGCCGTTTCACCAACGCAGTAGTTGCACAACGTCGTGATCAGACGATCGCGCCGCACCGGATCGAGGTCGTCTTCGACGACGTCGGGCGAGTGGCCGAAGGGGCGGTCGGACAGG encodes the following:
- a CDS encoding type II secretion system F family protein, which translates into the protein MRAQKNSVTAAALAITVVFAMAGSIGSPGVASAQEPPPADTVAVEPVDEVAPPAGAVVSSIETVDGRMTLEVSIPPEVAGQRLDPSSVGVIVDGNYVVANVARPRGDDLAVVLAMDVSGSTAGPVLEQAVTAAARFVDSVPEGTLIGVVSFAEQPLVLVQPTSDLSVVQAALASLSGDGPTALFDGLVTSSQVIGTTSATSRVVVVFSDGGDTNSTATLADATAASAAVDASVEVVSLQSTDADPGTLAALAREGQVWSVADPAALSDVFVDIGDRLGNRFVVSFDEPAGGFYVVVRGDNGLRRTYVELDEEVTGLPRSDAGSRAAVPELVNRPSVVPTVAEAPTAMFGDRALPYGLGSVAAAVFLAAIVIAWPNPNRNRPARPMLARRSKPSPREMTRRLSDLAESGLARSGRKNAIASMLEQSGSSLRVGEWLVAVLGVAMGVMAGVTVAAGPVLGLVASAFVPLLARSLLKLKVAKTRNAFADQLGSTLQLMASNLRVGHGMLQSIDAVGRESDEPTSHEFRRVTGEIRLGRDVGDALRAMADRLDNDDFRWVVQAVEIHREVGGDLGEVLDNVGATIRDRQRLKGQIAALSADGRISAGVMMALPFCVGGLMMFTTPDYLGELTGRTGGQMLLAFGAFLMVAGAAWLKSIIKLDF
- a CDS encoding type II secretion system F family protein, with the protein product MGDYFTSATSLFPSGSDMLVLAGAALVATAIPVMWWALSGGSKKEASRHLQSATTVDLHQLLLTRSAEERVVGPIAASIARKVRRFSPAGMIASLDRKVALAGSPTAWPVERVLTAKLLLGMVSVALALVTLLGGLTTTNVVVAAVVVLFGYQAPDLMLSRTAEARQDIIRRSLADAIDQVTISVEAGLGFDGAIARYAETGTGPLAEEFLRVLQDIQLGLARREAFDSLLARTDVDDLRRFVLALRQADEHGIPLAQVLRTQAGELRERRRQRAETKAAAIPVKVIFPMIVCILPTLFIIILGPAVFRIADTFGG
- a CDS encoding CpaF family protein, which encodes MSLSDRLKAANGTEPTGLVPVGLAPIGKAPAGKAKDPKQAATDRARENNAVDPFGVLKARAQAALFDRLGSRLFDPDLDEGELRELVGKELTEVLEAEASALTGDERAMVVEQICADVLGHGPIDDMLADEAVTEIMVNGTQRIFVERNGRLTQSEQRYLTDEHLRRVIERIVARVGRRVDESSPMVDARLPDGSRVNAIIPPLAVDGPALTIRKFAKRALTADDLVANGSASREVVDFLEGCVRGRLNVLVSGGTGSGKTTLLNIVSSFIPGDERLVTVEDAVELRLAQTHVVRLESRPPNIEGKGAISIRDLVRNALRMRPDRIIVGEVRAGEALDMLQAMNTGHEGSLSTLHANSPRDAISRLETMVLMSGIDLPVRAIREQIASALDLIVQIGRLRDGSRRIVKISEVNGLEGEVVTLTDLFELEYGSGTDENGRVNATLEPTGLRPQFGQRLADQGITFASNLFQGGLGADAALTNELGGWRDRLGVGG
- a CDS encoding pilus assembly protein; protein product: MTRTPLRSQRSEDGAVAAELALLLPILVMLLFGIIQFGLAYNRLQGVHAAAREGARVGSVSPGNECARAADALDGLSITATCTVIQACPGDRVIVSVEATSALDIPFVGSRNVTLTGRGEYRCEV
- a CDS encoding DUF1295 domain-containing protein: MAFWICVAVAFGLNWLVFVPSNVARTERYFDLTGAATYLTVTALALLLADELDTRSYVLGALVAIWALRLGTFLFRRVVKAGHDRRFDKIKNDVKSFFITWTLQGLWVSLTAGAALAAITSDSQHSFGALGFVGLGIWLAGFAIEVVADAQKSQFRSDPANSGRFITTGLWAWSRHPNYFGEIVLWIGVALIALPALDGLWYLTLVSPLFVTLLLTRISGIPMLERGAAKRWGDEPEYRQYVQSTPVLVPRPPR
- a CDS encoding RcpC/CpaB family pilus assembly protein; the encoded protein is MKRRMFGIVAALAMAGFGTVLLVFFVRDAEARAVAGEERVDVLVVTEEIPAGTDGELIASSVRVEAVPAKVRPEDAVVELSELEGLVAEVALVPGEQILRSRFVEPDLLTRTRVEVPEGSIEITVALEPQRAVGGTLFPGDTVAVVASFEPFDLGGAPVGETPDGEPLVEIDGILVPADTKTPNSSHLVLQDVLVTNVQIEELPVVPDENDEAIERRGLAPSGNLLISVALDPDDAERLVFAAEHGTVWLGRQPGDIDLRDTQIQTRASIYGEG
- a CDS encoding pilus assembly protein TadG-related protein; this encodes MRGIGRGLAARTGSDQHGAAAIVVALSMTVLMGSAAIVLDAGDIWQQRRQLVGAVDAAALAAAADFAVDVDGCATTADSYVEANAPDVGSTDCVSTGIGSAGQVTVTAEVTVQHAIAQILGKESTLVDATTTAQWGPATSLTGLRPFALCEGAPAFQSWVASGFSTDQTFRIEYTKEQADACGGPAPGNWGLLDFDGGSNSNQDTKEWVEYGYPGEVDAPDWIDGDTGAFSQSLPISAVLNKVIHVPVFDDYNGAGGSNADFHVVGFVSLKIVDYKANGSESSRYLDVVFQTTVAAGKCCNGSTVDGGTRAVGLCAVENEGTCG
- a CDS encoding P-loop NTPase, producing MSVVAVISNRTGFDVELRAALGPEGPDVGQIPVGPTASERMIVEALPASGDVVVLVGPDLPQDQALGLLELVSQMRPTAAPVLVAHPSPDVLRQALRMGARGVVAPTAAVSEIADEVQNALHTVMRLRENFAGPGPGDPTKRVMSVVSAKGGTGKTTVAANVAVALAAAAPGQVALVDFDLQFGDVEYALRLKPELTIADFARAGDRVDETSVKAFLTAHPTGVFALCGASTPAEAEDLDAAVLARLVQLLASNFRYVVIDTAGGIDDAALVAMDNSTDLLMMSSTDIPSVRAMQKTTQALRQLGLDDRRWHYILNRSDAKVGLDVDDIADAVGLPIDLAIPDTKTMTMAMNQGAPVVETDPRSAAARRIAEFVSQFVPREDIEHRSRRLLGARR